In one Umezawaea sp. Da 62-37 genomic region, the following are encoded:
- a CDS encoding SDR family NAD(P)-dependent oxidoreductase, whose amino-acid sequence MTTTVITGGTDGIGRALAVHRLRRGGTVVVVGRSRTKFDALVAAAGGSGSAHFIGADLRLVAENLRVAGEVATAFPVVDALVLAAAYVHRKRVVTEEGFEHTFALHYLSRHLLATRLRPSLQAASAPLVLDTTVPGAPADAVRWEDMQLEDGFTWKAANLHTRRLGLLSGLRVGTDHLRYALYNPGFVRTAHQGALNGPERAVVNLLGRTLGTAPEKAVLPLADLIGNRPDAPLSAYAGRKRLPLAIDAADHADAERLHAVTEELPTPFATR is encoded by the coding sequence ATGACGACGACGGTGATCACCGGGGGTACCGACGGCATCGGCCGCGCGCTGGCCGTCCACCGGTTGCGGCGGGGAGGGACGGTCGTGGTGGTGGGCCGGAGCAGGACGAAGTTCGACGCGCTGGTGGCGGCCGCGGGCGGTTCCGGATCGGCGCACTTCATCGGCGCCGACCTGCGGCTGGTCGCGGAGAACCTGCGGGTGGCCGGGGAGGTCGCCACCGCGTTCCCGGTCGTCGACGCGCTGGTGCTGGCCGCGGCCTACGTGCACCGGAAGCGGGTGGTGACCGAGGAGGGGTTCGAGCACACGTTCGCGCTCCACTACCTGAGCCGCCACCTGCTCGCGACCCGGCTGCGCCCCTCGCTCCAGGCCGCGTCGGCGCCGCTGGTCCTGGACACCACCGTTCCCGGCGCCCCGGCGGACGCCGTGCGGTGGGAGGACATGCAGTTGGAGGACGGGTTCACCTGGAAGGCCGCGAACCTGCACACCCGGCGGCTGGGCCTGCTGTCCGGGCTGCGCGTCGGCACCGACCACCTCCGCTACGCGCTCTACAACCCCGGCTTCGTGCGGACCGCGCACCAGGGCGCGCTCAACGGCCCCGAACGCGCCGTCGTGAACCTGCTGGGCAGGACGCTGGGCACCGCGCCCGAAAAAGCCGTCCTCCCGCTCGCCGACCTCATCGGGAACCGCCCCGACGCGCCGCTGAGCGCGTACGCGGGGCGCAAGCGGCTGCCACTGGCGATCGACGCCGCCGACCACGCGGACGCGGAGCGGCTGCACGCGGTGACGGAGGAGTTGCCGACGCCGTTCGCCACGCGGTGA
- a CDS encoding TetR family transcriptional regulator, whose amino-acid sequence MPGTPRRQRWDAARNRGQVLEAARRSFDERGLAADVREIARLAGVGVATLYRHFPTKDDLVRAVVADDLAEWSTGADRAVATEDAWVGLVVFVELTLGTMARHRAVLDGFTSPVAPEAFEACQAHLRGHLDGLVRRAHEQGALRPEVDAVDVCLQIMALGRVVELTARDDPSAWRKHTRLVLDGLHTRSAVDGRARHADPGTRG is encoded by the coding sequence ATGCCGGGCACACCACGACGTCAGCGCTGGGACGCCGCGCGCAACCGCGGCCAGGTCCTGGAGGCCGCGCGGCGGTCGTTCGACGAGCGCGGACTCGCGGCGGACGTCCGGGAGATCGCGCGGCTCGCGGGCGTCGGGGTCGCGACGCTCTACCGGCACTTCCCGACCAAGGACGACCTGGTCCGGGCCGTCGTGGCGGACGACCTCGCCGAGTGGTCCACCGGCGCCGACCGGGCGGTCGCCACCGAGGACGCGTGGGTCGGGCTGGTGGTGTTCGTCGAACTGACCCTGGGCACGATGGCGCGGCACCGCGCGGTGCTGGACGGGTTCACCAGCCCGGTGGCGCCCGAGGCGTTCGAGGCCTGCCAGGCGCACCTGCGCGGCCACCTCGACGGCCTGGTGCGCCGCGCCCACGAGCAGGGCGCGCTGCGCCCGGAGGTCGACGCGGTGGACGTGTGCCTGCAGATCATGGCGCTCGGCCGGGTCGTCGAGCTGACCGCGCGCGACGACCCGTCGGCGTGGCGCAAGCACACCCGGCTGGTGCTCGACGGCCTGCACACCCGCTCCGCTGTGGACGGTCGTGCCCGTCATGCGGACCCCGGCACGCGCGGTTAG
- a CDS encoding NAD(P)/FAD-dependent oxidoreductase has product MAHVVVVGAGLAGLSAADVLSGKGMDVSVLEAGDDVGGRVRTDVVDGTRLDRGFQILLPAYPEVVRRFDLEALDLRPLRSGAFVHEGGRHDLLADPRGGPAAWQGIVAQRVLGLGDLLALAGLSARDWLGPAGAIMGSVDRSTAAELKRWRLSDRAVDTVLRPFLSGVFLESELSTSSRFFHLVWRSFARGGAALPAAGMAALPRQLAGRLPEGAVRLGAEVVGVRDDGVDLAGGERIAADAVVVATDGDVAAKLLPGLREPAWHGVTTWYFRPPVSPLRDPALLVDGDGGPIVNTAVISEAVPSDLPVVQASVLDASIGETAVRMRLAKLYDTHTGDWELLARYEIPHALPAMPAPHRFRSPVRVGGRRYVCGDHRDTSSIQGALVSGRRAAEAVLADLGRGGTLGA; this is encoded by the coding sequence ATGGCGCACGTGGTGGTCGTCGGGGCGGGGTTGGCCGGGTTGAGCGCGGCCGACGTGCTGTCCGGCAAGGGGATGGACGTGTCCGTGCTGGAGGCGGGCGACGACGTCGGCGGGAGGGTGCGCACCGACGTCGTCGACGGCACCCGGCTCGACCGCGGCTTCCAGATCCTGCTGCCCGCCTACCCCGAGGTCGTGCGCCGGTTCGACCTGGAGGCGCTGGACCTGCGACCGTTGCGGTCCGGAGCGTTCGTGCACGAGGGCGGGCGGCACGACCTGCTCGCCGACCCCCGCGGCGGTCCGGCGGCGTGGCAGGGCATCGTCGCGCAACGGGTGCTGGGCCTCGGTGATCTGCTCGCGCTGGCCGGGTTGTCGGCCCGCGACTGGCTCGGGCCCGCCGGCGCCATCATGGGGTCCGTCGACCGGTCCACGGCCGCCGAGCTGAAGCGCTGGCGGCTGTCCGACCGGGCGGTCGACACCGTGCTGCGGCCCTTCCTGTCCGGCGTGTTCCTGGAGTCGGAGCTGTCCACGTCCTCGCGGTTCTTCCACCTTGTGTGGCGCAGCTTCGCCCGCGGCGGCGCGGCCCTGCCCGCCGCCGGGATGGCCGCGCTGCCCCGCCAGCTCGCGGGCAGGCTCCCCGAGGGCGCGGTCCGGCTCGGCGCCGAGGTCGTCGGCGTCCGCGACGACGGGGTCGACCTCGCGGGCGGCGAGCGGATCGCGGCCGACGCGGTGGTCGTCGCCACCGACGGCGACGTCGCGGCCAAGCTGCTCCCAGGCCTGCGCGAACCCGCGTGGCACGGCGTCACGACCTGGTACTTCCGCCCGCCGGTGTCACCGCTGCGCGATCCCGCGCTGCTGGTCGACGGCGACGGCGGCCCCATCGTCAACACCGCCGTCATCTCCGAGGCCGTGCCGTCGGACCTGCCGGTCGTGCAGGCGTCCGTGCTGGACGCCTCGATCGGCGAGACCGCCGTCCGGATGCGGCTGGCCAAGCTCTACGACACGCACACCGGCGACTGGGAACTGCTGGCCCGCTACGAGATCCCGCACGCGCTGCCCGCCATGCCCGCCCCGCACCGCTTCCGCTCGCCGGTGCGCGTCGGAGGCCGCCGCTACGTGTGCGGCGACCACCGCGACACCAGCTCGATCCAGGGCGCGCTGGTGTCCGGGCGGAGGGCCGCGGAGGCCGTGCTGGCCGATCTCGGGCGGGGCGGGACACTGGGCGCGTGA
- a CDS encoding 5'-3' exonuclease, whose translation MAQPLVLLDSASLYFRAFYALPESMTAPDGTPINAVRGFVDTIARVITERRAGRLVACMDADWRPEFRTNALPSYKAHRVAAEATDGSEEVPDTLTPQVPIIMDVLQAVGIATAEASGYEADDVIGALAHHEKSDPVEVVTGDRDLFQVVRETPTPVRVLYVGRGWAKAELLGPEELAAKYALPVADAGAAYAGMAVLRGDPSDGLPGVAGIGEKTAAKLITEFGSLEAVLAAVNDPRDRKLTTRARNSLIAAESYLAAAPTVVNVAVDAPVVMDRPDAVPAGPVDPDRVAELGKRWGLGSSLPRLVSALERR comes from the coding sequence GTGGCCCAACCCCTCGTGCTGCTCGACTCCGCCAGCCTGTACTTCCGCGCGTTCTACGCGCTGCCCGAATCGATGACCGCCCCGGACGGCACGCCGATCAACGCCGTGCGCGGGTTCGTGGACACGATCGCGCGCGTCATCACCGAGCGCCGCGCGGGCCGCCTGGTCGCCTGCATGGACGCCGACTGGCGCCCGGAGTTCCGGACGAACGCGCTGCCGTCGTACAAGGCGCACCGCGTGGCCGCCGAGGCGACCGACGGTTCGGAGGAGGTGCCGGACACCCTCACGCCGCAGGTCCCGATCATCATGGACGTGCTCCAGGCGGTCGGCATCGCGACCGCCGAGGCGTCCGGGTACGAGGCCGACGACGTGATCGGCGCGCTGGCCCACCACGAGAAGTCCGACCCTGTCGAGGTCGTGACCGGCGACCGAGACCTGTTCCAGGTCGTGCGCGAGACCCCCACCCCGGTGCGCGTGCTGTACGTCGGCCGCGGCTGGGCGAAGGCGGAGCTGCTCGGCCCGGAGGAGTTGGCCGCGAAGTACGCGCTGCCGGTGGCGGACGCGGGCGCGGCCTACGCGGGCATGGCGGTGCTGCGCGGCGACCCGTCCGACGGCCTGCCCGGTGTCGCGGGCATCGGCGAGAAGACGGCCGCGAAGCTGATCACCGAGTTCGGGTCGCTCGAAGCGGTGCTGGCGGCCGTGAACGACCCCCGCGACCGCAAGCTGACCACGCGGGCGCGCAACAGCCTGATCGCCGCCGAGTCGTACCTGGCCGCCGCCCCGACCGTGGTCAACGTCGCCGTGGACGCGCCCGTCGTGATGGACCGCCCCGACGCCGTGCCCGCCGGTCCCGTGGACCCCGATCGGGTGGCCGAACTGGGGAAGCGCTGGGGCTTGGGCAGCTCGCTGCCGCGGCTGGTGTCGGCGCTGGAACGCCGTTAG
- a CDS encoding Xaa-Pro peptidase family protein has translation MSTSIGPIDVDALRARLDRASAAAAAADVDALLISPGSDLAYLLGVGGTSFERLTCLVLPVGGTPVLVVPKLEHPGYAGLPTDELGVDVATWVDGEDPYRIVTRSLRGTGRIAVSDMMPALHTLALRDAVGGEQVLAGPVLRELRMRKDAVEIAALRKAGAAIDRVHARVGEWLRAGRTEAEVGADIAAAIVEEGHTVAEFVIVGSGPNGASPHHGLSDRVIESGDVVVVDIGGPVAEGYCSDSTRVYSVGEPRFDDVRSTYAVLQAAQQAAVDAVRPGVTAASIDAAAREVIAEAGFGEYFVHRTGHGIGLDVHEEPYIVGGNDLLLEEGMAFSVEPGIYLPGRWGARIEDIVVTTETGVESLNNQPHDLVVLPE, from the coding sequence ATGTCGACCAGCATTGGCCCCATCGACGTGGACGCCCTGCGCGCACGCCTCGACCGCGCTTCCGCCGCCGCCGCCGCGGCGGACGTGGACGCCCTGTTGATCTCGCCCGGTTCGGACCTCGCGTACCTGCTCGGAGTGGGTGGCACGTCCTTCGAGCGGCTCACCTGCCTGGTGCTGCCGGTCGGGGGCACCCCGGTGCTGGTCGTGCCGAAGCTGGAGCACCCCGGCTACGCGGGCCTGCCCACCGACGAGCTGGGTGTGGACGTCGCCACCTGGGTCGACGGCGAGGACCCGTACCGGATCGTCACGCGGTCGCTGCGCGGCACCGGCCGGATCGCCGTGTCGGACATGATGCCCGCCCTGCACACCCTCGCCCTGCGCGACGCGGTCGGCGGCGAGCAGGTGCTCGCCGGACCGGTGCTGCGCGAGCTGCGGATGCGCAAGGACGCCGTGGAGATCGCGGCGCTGCGCAAGGCGGGCGCGGCCATCGACCGCGTGCACGCGCGGGTGGGGGAGTGGCTGCGCGCGGGCCGCACCGAGGCGGAGGTCGGCGCGGACATCGCGGCCGCCATCGTCGAGGAGGGCCACACCGTCGCCGAGTTCGTCATCGTCGGCTCCGGCCCGAACGGCGCCAGCCCGCACCACGGCCTGTCCGACCGGGTGATCGAGTCCGGTGACGTCGTCGTGGTCGACATCGGCGGCCCGGTCGCCGAGGGCTACTGCTCCGACTCCACCCGCGTCTACTCCGTCGGCGAGCCCCGCTTCGACGACGTGCGCTCCACCTACGCCGTCCTCCAGGCCGCCCAGCAGGCGGCCGTCGACGCCGTCCGACCCGGCGTCACCGCCGCGTCGATCGACGCCGCCGCGCGCGAGGTCATCGCCGAGGCCGGGTTCGGCGAGTACTTCGTGCACCGCACCGGCCACGGCATCGGCCTGGACGTGCACGAGGAGCCCTACATCGTCGGCGGCAACGACCTCCTGTTGGAAGAGGGCATGGCGTTCAGCGTCGAACCCGGCATCTACCTGCCCGGCCGCTGGGGCGCCCGCATCGAGGACATCGTCGTGACCACCGAGACCGGTGTGGAAAGCCTCAACAACCAGCCCCACGACCTGGTGGTGCTGCCCGAGTGA
- a CDS encoding Lrp/AsnC family transcriptional regulator yields the protein MTNLEPIDRAILRQLAADGRCSFTDLAERVGLSVSAVHQRVKRLEQRGVLKGYGARLDGDEIGLPLSAFISITPIDPAAPDDYPRRLEHLAQIEACYSVAGDASYVLRVRVASPAALEDLLRQIREAANVSTRTTVVLSTPYEDRPPAV from the coding sequence GTGACGAACCTGGAGCCCATCGACCGGGCGATCCTGCGGCAGCTGGCGGCCGACGGCAGGTGCAGCTTCACGGATCTGGCGGAGCGGGTCGGGTTGAGCGTGTCCGCCGTGCACCAGCGGGTGAAGAGGCTGGAGCAGCGCGGGGTGCTGAAGGGGTACGGGGCTCGGCTGGACGGTGATGAGATCGGGCTGCCGTTGAGCGCGTTCATCTCGATCACGCCGATCGACCCGGCCGCGCCTGATGATTATCCGCGCCGGTTGGAGCACCTGGCGCAGATCGAGGCTTGTTATTCGGTGGCGGGGGATGCCTCGTACGTGCTCCGCGTCCGCGTGGCCTCACCCGCCGCGCTGGAGGACCTGCTCCGCCAGATCCGCGAGGCCGCGAACGTCTCCACCCGCACGACCGTCGTCCTGTCGACCCCGTACGAGGACCGCCCGCCCGCGGTGTGA
- a CDS encoding FAD-dependent monooxygenase has translation MKNTTVLISGASIAGPALAHWLSIAGCTVTVVEKAPGLRDGGQAVNFKGATHRAVLERMGILDEVRRRQTGGHDQTVVDADGRALAVIPGEFTGGEIEIRRGDLSRLLHDRTADTCEYVFGDSITSLTETTDGVHTTFDHSAPRTFDLVIGADGIHSNVRRLAFGPESAHVHHLGYHYALTDLGGPEEASVMYNEPGLMAAIGGPKATAFFVFASEPLDYDRYDVQQQKTVLRNAYQNAGWRLPELMSGVDGAAEVYVDSISRVDIDRYSHGRIALLGDSAYGNTLGGFGTGLAIVGAYVLAGELVQAAGDHRTAFQRYEEKFRPYAKISKNGNAGPFLAPKTKLGIKLRNRLFTTGFLFRHMMKMTDRFATRINLDDYPALTGSPR, from the coding sequence ATGAAGAACACCACGGTCCTCATCTCCGGCGCGAGCATCGCCGGTCCCGCCCTCGCGCACTGGCTCTCGATCGCGGGCTGCACCGTCACCGTCGTCGAGAAGGCGCCGGGCCTGCGCGACGGCGGCCAGGCCGTCAACTTCAAGGGCGCCACGCACCGCGCCGTCCTGGAACGCATGGGAATCCTCGACGAGGTGCGGCGGCGGCAGACCGGCGGCCACGACCAGACCGTCGTCGACGCCGACGGCCGCGCACTGGCCGTGATCCCCGGCGAGTTCACCGGCGGCGAGATCGAGATCCGCCGCGGCGACCTGTCCCGCCTCCTGCACGACCGCACAGCCGACACCTGCGAGTACGTGTTCGGCGACTCCATCACCTCGCTGACCGAGACCACCGACGGCGTGCACACCACCTTCGACCACAGCGCCCCGCGCACCTTCGACCTCGTCATCGGCGCCGACGGCATCCACTCCAACGTCCGCCGCCTCGCGTTCGGCCCCGAATCCGCCCACGTCCACCACCTCGGCTACCACTACGCCCTCACCGACCTCGGCGGCCCCGAAGAGGCTTCGGTGATGTACAACGAACCCGGCCTCATGGCCGCCATCGGCGGCCCGAAGGCCACCGCGTTCTTCGTGTTCGCCTCCGAACCGCTCGACTACGACCGGTACGACGTACAACAGCAGAAAACCGTGCTCCGCAACGCCTACCAAAACGCGGGCTGGCGCCTACCCGAACTCATGTCCGGTGTGGACGGTGCCGCCGAGGTGTACGTCGACTCGATCAGCCGGGTTGACATCGACCGGTACTCGCACGGCCGCATCGCACTGCTCGGCGACTCCGCCTACGGCAACACCCTCGGCGGCTTCGGCACCGGCCTGGCCATCGTCGGCGCCTACGTACTCGCGGGCGAACTCGTCCAAGCCGCAGGCGACCACCGCACAGCTTTCCAGCGCTACGAGGAGAAGTTCCGCCCCTACGCCAAAATCTCCAAGAACGGCAACGCAGGCCCCTTCCTCGCCCCGAAGACGAAACTGGGCATCAAACTCCGCAACCGCCTCTTCACCACCGGCTTCCTCTTCCGCCACATGATGAAGATGACCGACAGGTTCGCCACCCGCATCAACCTCGACGACTACCCGGCGCTCACCGGGTCGCCGCGCTGA
- a CDS encoding BTAD domain-containing putative transcriptional regulator has translation MRFGVLGPLEVRSADGEAIHVGGPKPRALLVMLLLDAGRVVGVERLVAGQYGEDVPVGAGNAVQAQVSRLRRALGGLVEFGGGGYRLAVEPDDVDVHRFERLAGEGRRLVEAGRHDGAVVVLREALGLWRGPALVDLPHGDAQVARLEELRLTACEDLAEAGGGSVAELRELVDAHPLRERLRARLMRALETAGRRGEALTEFTRARQVLADELGADPSEELAAVHLEILRAQRPARRGVPAQLTSFTGRDRELARLAELRDARLVTITGPGGIGKTRLAVESARRDAVFVDLAPLTDGDQVPWAVLGALGLRESGAQGPVRRLVAALGRDLVVLDNCEHVVDAAAELVRTLLAECPDLAVLATSREPLGLTGEALLPLAPLEVAPPGVAADHARGYPAVRLFADRAAAVRPGFAVDRDHVEAVVRICAALDGLPLAIELAAARLRQFTVEDVADRLVEHGPFRLLSRGDRTAAARHRTLTAVVEWSWDLLGPAERELAARFAVFTGGAPLAAVERVCGGTEDVLADLVDKSLVETDGVRYRMLDTIRLFCADRLAGSGEERKLRRAHARYHLDLAARADPHLRAADQLEWLAVLSAEHANLMAALRWAVREERETAYRLVATLSAYWWLSGRSSQAGEAAAALLTDVPAGLEEEYVACVVHAVPRAAPEHWVRGEAVISANGWLMRYPFGTAMWGMTVGPRGPVPDDEPPLGTDPWNAALGRLSVGLVRVLDGRTAEGERLLLAVLDAFRGLGERWGTSQALDWLAQVASWRGEWARAHALWAEALAKFAELGALEERVDVLCRRADCLVRQGEPDAAAVDYRLAAELSTEAGRPDTPAAIRLGLGELARLRGDDTEARHQLDLALATGHGDYGTEAIRTQALIALGRLGDAHRYPEAVAVALTSSLGSTLASAAEGLADAALLTGSAERAALLLGAAVALRGTTATGDPDVARLASAATEVLGSTAFAEAFARGAALSRAQALTALDG, from the coding sequence GTGCGATTCGGCGTTCTGGGCCCACTGGAGGTGCGGTCCGCCGACGGGGAGGCGATCCACGTCGGCGGGCCGAAGCCGCGTGCGCTGCTGGTGATGCTGCTGCTCGACGCGGGCCGGGTGGTCGGGGTGGAGCGGTTGGTCGCGGGGCAGTACGGGGAGGACGTGCCGGTCGGCGCGGGGAACGCGGTGCAGGCGCAGGTGTCGCGGTTGCGGCGGGCGCTGGGCGGGCTGGTGGAGTTCGGGGGCGGCGGGTACCGGCTGGCCGTCGAGCCCGACGACGTGGACGTGCACCGGTTCGAGCGGCTGGCGGGTGAGGGGCGTCGGCTGGTCGAGGCCGGGCGGCACGACGGCGCGGTCGTGGTGTTGCGGGAGGCCCTGGGGCTGTGGCGCGGGCCCGCGCTGGTCGACCTGCCGCACGGGGACGCGCAGGTGGCGCGGTTGGAGGAGCTGCGGCTGACCGCGTGCGAGGACCTGGCCGAGGCGGGCGGGGGTTCGGTGGCGGAGCTGCGGGAGCTGGTGGACGCGCACCCGTTGCGGGAACGGCTGCGGGCGCGGCTGATGCGGGCGCTGGAGACGGCCGGGCGGCGCGGGGAGGCGTTGACGGAGTTCACGCGGGCACGGCAGGTGCTCGCCGACGAGCTGGGCGCGGACCCGTCGGAGGAGCTGGCGGCGGTGCACCTGGAGATCCTGCGGGCCCAGCGGCCCGCGCGGCGCGGGGTGCCCGCCCAGCTGACCAGCTTCACCGGCCGGGACCGGGAGCTGGCGCGGCTGGCGGAGCTGCGGGACGCGCGGCTGGTCACGATCACCGGGCCGGGCGGGATCGGCAAGACGCGGCTGGCCGTCGAGTCCGCGCGGCGGGACGCGGTGTTCGTGGACCTGGCCCCGCTGACCGACGGCGACCAGGTGCCGTGGGCGGTGCTCGGCGCGCTGGGGCTGCGCGAGTCCGGAGCCCAGGGGCCAGTACGCAGGCTGGTCGCGGCGCTGGGCCGGGACCTGGTGGTGCTGGACAACTGCGAGCACGTCGTCGACGCGGCCGCCGAGCTGGTCCGCACGCTGCTGGCCGAGTGCCCCGACCTGGCGGTGCTGGCCACCAGCCGCGAGCCGCTCGGGCTGACCGGCGAGGCGCTGCTCCCGTTGGCACCGCTGGAGGTCGCGCCACCGGGCGTGGCCGCGGACCACGCCCGCGGCTACCCGGCGGTCCGGCTGTTCGCCGACCGCGCGGCGGCCGTGCGACCGGGGTTCGCCGTCGACCGGGACCACGTCGAGGCGGTGGTCCGGATCTGCGCGGCGCTCGACGGCCTGCCGCTCGCGATCGAGCTGGCGGCGGCCCGGCTGCGCCAGTTCACCGTCGAGGACGTCGCCGACCGGCTGGTCGAGCACGGCCCGTTCCGGCTGCTGTCGCGCGGCGACCGCACCGCCGCGGCCCGGCACCGGACGCTGACCGCGGTCGTGGAGTGGAGCTGGGACCTGCTCGGCCCGGCCGAACGCGAGCTGGCCGCGAGGTTCGCCGTGTTCACCGGCGGCGCGCCGCTCGCCGCCGTCGAACGGGTCTGCGGGGGCACCGAGGACGTGCTGGCCGACCTGGTCGACAAGTCGCTGGTCGAGACCGACGGCGTCCGGTACCGGATGCTCGACACGATCCGGCTGTTCTGCGCGGACCGGCTGGCCGGGTCCGGCGAGGAGCGGAAACTGCGCCGCGCGCACGCCCGCTACCACCTCGACCTGGCCGCGCGGGCCGACCCGCACCTGCGCGCGGCCGACCAGCTGGAGTGGCTGGCGGTGCTGTCGGCCGAGCACGCGAACCTGATGGCCGCGCTGCGCTGGGCCGTGCGGGAGGAGCGGGAGACGGCGTACCGGCTGGTCGCGACGCTGTCCGCGTACTGGTGGCTCAGCGGGCGCAGCAGCCAGGCCGGTGAAGCGGCCGCGGCGCTGCTGACCGACGTGCCCGCCGGGCTGGAGGAGGAGTACGTCGCCTGCGTCGTGCACGCCGTGCCGAGGGCGGCGCCCGAGCACTGGGTCCGCGGCGAGGCGGTCATCAGCGCCAACGGGTGGCTCATGCGGTACCCGTTCGGCACGGCGATGTGGGGCATGACCGTCGGACCGCGGGGGCCGGTGCCCGACGACGAGCCGCCGCTGGGCACCGACCCGTGGAACGCGGCGCTGGGCAGGCTGAGCGTCGGGCTGGTGCGGGTGCTCGACGGGCGGACCGCCGAAGGCGAACGGCTGCTGCTGGCCGTGCTCGACGCCTTCCGCGGGCTCGGCGAGCGATGGGGCACCTCCCAGGCCCTCGACTGGCTGGCGCAGGTCGCGAGCTGGCGGGGCGAGTGGGCGCGGGCGCACGCGCTGTGGGCCGAGGCGTTGGCGAAGTTCGCGGAGCTGGGCGCGCTGGAGGAGCGCGTGGACGTGCTCTGCCGCCGGGCGGACTGCCTGGTGCGGCAGGGCGAGCCCGACGCGGCGGCCGTGGACTACCGGCTCGCCGCCGAGCTGAGCACCGAAGCGGGCCGCCCGGACACGCCCGCCGCGATCAGGCTCGGGCTCGGGGAACTCGCCCGGCTGCGCGGTGACGACACCGAGGCCCGCCACCAGCTCGACCTCGCCCTGGCCACGGGCCACGGCGACTACGGCACCGAGGCCATCCGCACGCAGGCCCTGATCGCACTCGGCAGACTCGGCGACGCCCACCGGTACCCGGAGGCGGTGGCGGTCGCCCTGACGTCCTCGTTGGGCTCGACACTGGCGTCCGCCGCCGAGGGCCTGGCCGACGCCGCGCTGCTCACCGGCTCGGCCGAGCGCGCCGCGCTGCTGCTCGGAGCCGCCGTCGCGCTGCGCGGCACAACCGCGACCGGCGACCCCGACGTGGCTCGCCTCGCTTCCGCCGCAACCGAAGTCCTGGGCTCGACCGCGTTCGCGGAGGCGTTCGCACGGGGTGCGGCGCTGTCCCGCGCGCAGGCGCTGACAGCGCTCGACGGCTGA